In a single window of the Cupriavidus basilensis genome:
- the gtdA gene encoding gentisate 1,2-dioxygenase has product MPDAKKSTDRSASDRSAYYSRIGRNQMAPLWESLHALVPREPRPQAQPAIWKYAEIRPLVMQAGEVISAEEAVRRVLVLENPGLPGKSSITSTLYAGLQLILPGEIAPSHRHTQSALRFIVEGRGAWTAVNGERTTMHPGDFIITPSWTWHDHGNPSVAQGGEPVVWLDGLDIPLLQHLDAGFAENYPEASQPVLRPEGDSFARFGHNMLPVRHRVTDPTSPIFSYPYARSREALDQLYRNGELDAWDGVKLRYVNPATGGWPMPTMATFMQYLPAGFQGKTYRSTDATVYSVVEGRGTVRIGEAQFQFEPRDTFVAPSWQPVQLASVEDTVLFSYSDRPVLSALNLLREERT; this is encoded by the coding sequence ATGCCAGACGCAAAGAAGAGCACCGACCGTTCAGCTTCAGACCGTTCAGCCTATTACAGCCGCATCGGCCGCAACCAGATGGCGCCGCTGTGGGAATCGCTGCACGCGCTGGTTCCGCGCGAGCCCCGCCCGCAAGCGCAGCCGGCGATCTGGAAATACGCCGAGATCCGCCCGCTGGTGATGCAGGCGGGCGAGGTCATCAGCGCGGAAGAAGCCGTGCGCCGCGTGCTGGTGCTGGAGAATCCCGGCCTGCCCGGCAAGTCCAGCATCACTTCCACGCTGTACGCTGGCTTGCAGCTGATCCTGCCCGGCGAGATTGCCCCCAGCCATCGCCATACCCAGTCCGCGCTGCGCTTTATCGTGGAAGGCCGCGGCGCCTGGACCGCCGTCAACGGCGAGCGCACCACCATGCATCCGGGCGATTTCATCATCACGCCGTCGTGGACCTGGCATGACCACGGCAACCCGTCCGTGGCGCAGGGTGGCGAGCCGGTGGTCTGGCTCGACGGGCTGGATATCCCGCTGCTGCAGCACCTGGATGCCGGCTTTGCGGAAAACTACCCAGAAGCCTCGCAGCCGGTGCTGCGGCCCGAAGGCGATAGTTTTGCCCGCTTCGGCCACAACATGCTGCCGGTGCGCCACCGCGTCACCGATCCCACCTCGCCAATCTTCAGCTATCCCTATGCCCGCAGCCGCGAGGCGTTGGACCAGCTTTACCGCAACGGCGAGCTCGATGCCTGGGATGGCGTGAAGCTGCGCTACGTGAACCCGGCTACCGGCGGCTGGCCGATGCCGACCATGGCTACCTTCATGCAATACCTCCCTGCCGGTTTCCAGGGAAAAACGTATCGCAGCACCGACGCCACCGTCTATTCCGTGGTGGAAGGGCGCGGCACCGTGCGCATCGGCGAGGCGCAGTTCCAGTTCGAGCCGCGCGACACCTTCGTGGCGCCGTCCTGGCAGCCGGTGCAGCTGGCTTCGGTCGAGGACACGGTGCTGTTCAGCTATTCCGACCGCCCGGTGCTGTCCGCGCTCAACCTGCTGCGCGAGGAGCGCACCTGA
- a CDS encoding fumarylacetoacetate hydrolase family protein — translation MSFVITPPAAVAVPVVGTSDQFPVRRVYCVGRNYAAHAREMGFDPDREPPFFFCKPADAVIPVAYGETLTLAYPAQTSNYHYESELVVAIGKGGSDIALEQALEHVWGYAVGLDMTRRDLQMKMREMGRPWEIGKAFDASAPIGPIHPASDVGHFEQAAIWLTVNGADKQRSDVTHLIWSVAETVADLSKYFRLEPGDLIYTGTPEGVGAVKPGDLMVAGVERLGELSVRVA, via the coding sequence ATGTCTTTCGTCATTACCCCTCCCGCTGCCGTGGCCGTGCCGGTCGTTGGCACCAGCGACCAGTTTCCCGTGCGCCGCGTCTACTGCGTGGGCCGCAACTACGCCGCGCATGCCCGCGAGATGGGCTTCGATCCGGACCGCGAGCCGCCGTTCTTCTTCTGCAAGCCGGCCGACGCCGTGATCCCGGTCGCCTACGGCGAGACCCTGACGCTGGCATACCCGGCCCAGACCAGCAACTACCACTATGAATCCGAGCTGGTTGTCGCCATCGGCAAGGGCGGCTCGGATATTGCGCTGGAACAGGCGCTGGAGCACGTCTGGGGCTATGCCGTGGGCCTGGATATGACCCGCCGCGACCTGCAGATGAAGATGCGCGAGATGGGCCGCCCGTGGGAAATCGGCAAGGCCTTCGACGCCTCGGCGCCGATCGGCCCGATCCATCCGGCTAGCGATGTGGGGCATTTCGAGCAGGCCGCGATCTGGCTGACCGTCAACGGCGCCGACAAGCAGCGCAGCGACGTCACGCACCTGATCTGGTCGGTGGCCGAGACCGTGGCGGACCTGTCGAAGTACTTCCGCCTGGAGCCGGGCGACCTGATCTACACGGGTACGCCGGAAGGCGTCGGGGCCGTCAAGCCGGGTGACCTGATGGTTGCCGGCGTGGAGCGCCTCGGCGAGTTGTCGGTACGCGTGGCCTGA
- the maiA gene encoding maleylacetoacetate isomerase yields the protein MQIYSFFNSSTSYRVRIALALKGLPYDYQPVNIRVGEHCAADYVVAINPSAVVPALVDGDFHLGQSMAIIDYLDARHPEPRLIPQAAELRARVLELANVIACDIHPVNNLRILRYLQDTLGVTPAQKDAWYQHWVDEGLGAVERLLAQHGHGPWCFGDQPTLADCCLVPQIANAQRMGCRTEHFERAMAVYRHACEHPAFQQAAPQRQPDYTAR from the coding sequence GTGCAGATCTATAGTTTCTTCAACAGCTCCACGTCGTACCGCGTGCGCATCGCGCTGGCGCTCAAGGGCCTGCCGTACGACTACCAGCCGGTCAATATCCGCGTGGGCGAGCATTGCGCCGCGGACTATGTGGTGGCCATCAACCCCTCGGCGGTGGTGCCGGCACTGGTGGACGGGGACTTCCACCTGGGCCAGTCGATGGCGATCATCGACTACCTCGACGCCCGCCATCCCGAGCCGCGGCTGATCCCGCAAGCGGCGGAGCTGCGCGCGCGGGTGCTGGAGCTGGCCAATGTGATTGCCTGCGATATCCATCCGGTCAACAACCTGCGCATCCTGCGCTACCTGCAGGACACGCTGGGCGTGACGCCAGCGCAAAAGGATGCCTGGTACCAGCATTGGGTGGATGAAGGGCTGGGCGCGGTGGAGCGGCTGCTGGCGCAGCACGGGCACGGCCCGTGGTGTTTCGGCGACCAGCCCACGCTGGCCGACTGCTGCCTGGTGCCGCAGATCGCCAATGCGCAGCGCATGGGCTGCCGTACCGAACACTTCGAGCGCGCCATGGCGGTCTACCGCCACGCCTGCGAGCACCCCGCCTTCCAGCAGGCAGCACCTCAGCGGCAGCCGGACTACACGGCGCGCTAA
- a CDS encoding 3-hydroxybenzoate 6-monooxygenase, whose translation MNNTRSTDRKVIVVGGGIGGLAAALALARQGIRVELLEQAAQIGEIGAGIQLGANAFAALDALGVGEAARKRSVFTDYLVMMDAIDATEVAKVDVGERYRQRFGNPYAVIHRADIHLSILEAVRDHPLIQFRTATTVCALEQDERGVTVIDQHREHHQGDAVIGCDGVKSAVRQALLGDEPRVTGHVVYRAVVDVADMPADLQINAPVVWAGPNCHLVHYPLRGGEQYNLVVTFHSREKEVWGVRDGSKEEVLSYFEGIHARPHQMLDRPTSWRRWATADRDPVEQWSFGRATILGDAAHPMTQYLAQGACQALEDAVTLGAAVAETDGDFVAAFALYEKARIPRTARVLYSAREMGRLYHAKGVERLVRNSLWVGRTQEQFYDALQWLHGWRAEDCLGGAR comes from the coding sequence ATGAACAACACGCGCAGCACGGACCGCAAGGTGATCGTGGTCGGCGGCGGCATCGGCGGCCTGGCCGCCGCCCTGGCGCTCGCCCGCCAGGGCATCCGCGTTGAATTGCTGGAGCAGGCGGCCCAGATCGGTGAAATCGGCGCCGGCATCCAGCTTGGTGCCAACGCTTTTGCCGCGCTGGATGCCCTGGGTGTGGGCGAAGCCGCGCGCAAGCGCTCCGTTTTCACCGACTATCTGGTGATGATGGATGCGATCGATGCCACCGAAGTCGCCAAGGTGGATGTCGGCGAGCGCTATCGCCAGCGCTTCGGCAACCCCTACGCGGTGATCCATCGCGCCGACATCCACCTGTCCATCCTGGAAGCCGTACGGGATCACCCGCTGATTCAGTTCCGAACCGCCACCACGGTGTGCGCGCTGGAGCAGGACGAGCGCGGCGTGACCGTGATCGACCAGCACCGCGAACACCACCAGGGCGACGCCGTGATCGGCTGCGACGGCGTGAAATCCGCCGTGCGCCAGGCCTTGCTTGGCGACGAACCGCGCGTGACCGGCCACGTGGTGTACCGTGCCGTGGTGGATGTGGCCGATATGCCGGCCGACCTGCAGATCAATGCGCCGGTAGTGTGGGCCGGCCCCAACTGCCACCTGGTGCACTACCCGCTGCGCGGCGGCGAGCAGTACAACCTGGTGGTGACCTTCCATAGCCGCGAGAAAGAAGTCTGGGGCGTGCGCGATGGCAGCAAGGAAGAAGTGCTGTCGTATTTCGAGGGCATCCATGCCCGCCCGCACCAGATGCTGGACCGGCCCACCTCCTGGCGGCGCTGGGCCACCGCGGACCGCGACCCGGTGGAGCAATGGAGCTTTGGCCGCGCCACCATCCTGGGCGATGCCGCCCACCCCATGACGCAGTACCTCGCGCAGGGCGCCTGCCAGGCGCTGGAAGACGCCGTGACACTGGGCGCGGCCGTGGCCGAGACCGACGGCGATTTCGTGGCGGCCTTTGCGCTGTACGAGAAGGCGCGCATCCCGCGCACCGCGCGCGTGCTGTACTCCGCCCGCGAGATGGGCCGGCTGTATCACGCCAAGGGCGTGGAGCGGCTGGTGCGCAATTCGCTGTGGGTCGGACGCACGCAGGAGCAGTTCTACGACGCGCTGCAATGGCTGCACGGCTGGCGCGCGGAAGACTGCCTGGGCGGGGCACGGTAG
- a CDS encoding MFS transporter — protein MPTQPSIGITEFIDRQPLSAFQVTIVALCFLIVAIDGFDTAAIGFIAPAIRAEWQLTPAHLAPLFGAGLTGLMAGAFLFGPLADRFGRKNVLLFCVLFFGIASLASAFSGSLWGLVALRFLTGLGLGGAMPNTITLTSEYCPAKRRSFLVTTMFCGFTIGSALGGLASANLIEEHGWRAVLVLGGVLPLLLLPLLVWRLPESVRYLVLSGKHPEKVAAILERIAPRERVAPGSIVVADKRAPGSPGAHLFKPELVRGTLLLWLTFFMSLLVIYLLSSWLPTLLRATGISLKTAALVTMMFQVGGTLGAIVLGWLMDRANPHYVLAASYALAGVFITAIGSLTTAPWLAGVAVFAAGFCISGSQVGANALSAAYYPTDCRATGVSWANGVGRMGSVVGSVGGGTMLSMGLTMPALFLMVGIPAVIAGATMLRFGRHRAGQARRMVVAA, from the coding sequence GTGCCCACGCAACCATCCATCGGCATCACCGAATTCATCGATCGCCAGCCGCTATCGGCCTTCCAGGTCACGATCGTCGCGCTTTGCTTCTTGATCGTCGCCATCGACGGGTTCGATACCGCCGCGATCGGCTTTATCGCACCCGCGATCCGCGCCGAATGGCAGCTCACGCCGGCGCACCTGGCGCCGTTGTTTGGCGCCGGGCTCACCGGCCTGATGGCCGGCGCGTTCCTGTTCGGCCCCCTGGCCGACCGCTTTGGCCGCAAGAACGTGCTGCTCTTCTGCGTGCTGTTCTTTGGCATCGCGAGCCTGGCCTCCGCTTTCTCCGGCTCGCTGTGGGGGCTGGTGGCGCTGCGTTTCCTGACCGGTCTGGGGCTGGGCGGCGCCATGCCCAATACCATCACGCTGACCTCCGAGTATTGCCCGGCCAAGCGCCGCTCCTTCCTGGTCACGACCATGTTTTGCGGCTTCACGATTGGCTCGGCGCTTGGCGGCCTGGCCTCGGCGAACCTGATCGAAGAGCACGGCTGGCGCGCCGTGCTGGTGCTGGGGGGGGTGCTGCCGTTGCTGCTGCTGCCGCTCCTGGTCTGGAGGCTGCCTGAGTCGGTCCGTTACCTGGTGCTGAGTGGCAAGCACCCGGAAAAGGTGGCGGCCATCCTGGAGCGGATCGCACCGCGCGAGCGTGTCGCACCGGGCAGCATCGTCGTGGCGGACAAGCGCGCGCCCGGCTCGCCGGGTGCGCACCTGTTCAAGCCCGAACTGGTGCGCGGGACCTTGCTGCTGTGGCTGACCTTCTTCATGAGCCTGCTGGTCATCTACCTGCTGTCCAGCTGGCTGCCCACGTTGCTGCGGGCAACCGGGATCTCGCTCAAGACGGCGGCCCTTGTCACCATGATGTTCCAGGTGGGCGGCACCCTTGGCGCCATCGTGCTGGGCTGGCTGATGGACCGGGCCAACCCGCACTATGTGCTGGCCGCAAGCTACGCGCTGGCAGGTGTGTTCATCACCGCCATCGGCAGCCTGACCACGGCGCCATGGCTGGCCGGGGTGGCGGTATTCGCCGCTGGCTTTTGCATCTCCGGCTCGCAAGTGGGCGCCAATGCCTTGTCGGCGGCTTACTATCCCACCGATTGCCGTGCCACCGGCGTGAGCTGGGCCAATGGCGTCGGGCGGATGGGCTCGGTGGTTGGCTCGGTCGGGGGCGGCACGATGTTGTCGATGGGCCTGACCATGCCGGCGCTGTTCCTGATGGTGGGGATACCGGCGGTGATCGCTGGCGCCACCATGCTCCGGTTCGGACGCCATCGCGCGGGCCAGGCACGGCGCATGGTGGTGGCGGCTTGA
- a CDS encoding OPT/YSL family transporter, producing the protein MTAVGRPPQDASSPGHAGRLGAAAASGRRWAWLPEQGGWKYYALLGAIGVLVLGPLGGIAAAYMNFSLGFFVGGQVLAGILGSTVTYGYGADGRHGANYIQTIAASVAGMSGMAVVIQAMTWMGLPEPPIWQLMLYMLCVGMFGVGVGMLYTPILVDRLQLTFPSGLAVANILRALTDPVLLRQSVSRLAGGTVLGIVSGIGAARVERLAAIDLSASTFGAGMIVGARIGVAALVAGLAGQALIPFFVSIGWLAPGDPFRKITFLIALGMIMGAALLDISLILRKVYRHGRQLPARIRREPAAAAGGASLWRMVAWVLFWGLAVVAVGVGLLHQPAGYMVLAVLLVFVFAMVNGISVGMVDQNPISSAFVLSVILMAALGLRDPNVGLIAATVLLVSTSEACDMQQDRSTGWRLGTSRTVQFRFQVAGIVAGAVLAVLFARLFMRAYPVLALDQTVLSAGEQPQHWASAMTYKIVGALRGLTNDLPHQRTAVVLGIALGLATAVLRLLVKSWPRYQRFARAGRSGSVADFLLDAVVLPSPYASSFGGFVNLPTSAWFALGGVVASVLNRLRKPGDAPDALPEDMSTTSLVGGGLIAGDALAAVGLGIAGLLFTALG; encoded by the coding sequence ATGACGGCAGTCGGCAGGCCACCGCAAGACGCTAGCTCGCCGGGACACGCAGGGAGGCTCGGTGCCGCTGCCGCCAGTGGCCGGCGCTGGGCATGGCTGCCGGAGCAGGGCGGCTGGAAATACTATGCGCTGCTCGGCGCCATCGGGGTCCTTGTCCTCGGCCCGCTGGGCGGGATCGCCGCGGCGTACATGAACTTCTCGCTCGGCTTCTTCGTAGGCGGGCAGGTGCTGGCGGGCATTCTCGGCTCCACGGTGACCTACGGGTATGGCGCGGACGGCCGCCATGGCGCGAACTATATCCAGACCATTGCCGCATCGGTCGCCGGCATGAGCGGCATGGCCGTGGTGATCCAGGCGATGACCTGGATGGGCCTGCCCGAGCCGCCGATCTGGCAGTTGATGCTGTACATGCTTTGCGTGGGCATGTTCGGTGTGGGTGTGGGCATGTTGTACACGCCAATCCTGGTCGACCGGCTGCAACTCACCTTTCCCTCCGGGCTGGCGGTGGCCAATATCCTGCGCGCCCTGACGGATCCGGTGCTGCTCAGGCAGTCGGTGTCGCGGCTGGCTGGCGGCACGGTGCTGGGCATCGTCAGCGGCATCGGTGCGGCCCGCGTGGAGCGGCTTGCCGCCATCGATTTGTCCGCGTCCACCTTTGGCGCGGGCATGATCGTCGGGGCCCGCATCGGCGTGGCGGCGCTGGTTGCCGGGCTGGCGGGCCAGGCGCTGATCCCCTTCTTTGTCTCGATCGGCTGGCTGGCGCCGGGCGACCCCTTTCGCAAGATCACCTTCCTGATTGCGCTCGGCATGATCATGGGCGCCGCGCTGCTCGATATCTCGCTGATCCTGCGCAAGGTGTATCGGCATGGCCGGCAGTTGCCCGCCCGGATACGGCGCGAACCCGCTGCGGCGGCAGGTGGCGCCAGCCTGTGGCGGATGGTGGCGTGGGTGCTGTTCTGGGGGCTCGCGGTGGTGGCGGTGGGCGTGGGCCTGCTGCATCAGCCCGCGGGCTACATGGTGCTGGCGGTGCTGCTGGTGTTCGTGTTTGCCATGGTCAACGGTATCTCGGTGGGCATGGTCGACCAGAACCCGATTTCTTCCGCCTTCGTGCTGTCCGTGATCCTGATGGCCGCGCTGGGTTTGCGTGACCCGAATGTGGGGCTGATCGCGGCGACGGTGCTGCTGGTCTCGACCAGCGAGGCGTGCGACATGCAGCAAGACCGCTCCACCGGCTGGCGGCTCGGCACCAGCCGCACCGTGCAGTTTCGCTTCCAGGTGGCGGGCATCGTTGCCGGCGCGGTGCTGGCCGTGTTGTTCGCCAGGCTGTTCATGCGGGCGTATCCGGTGCTGGCGCTCGACCAGACTGTGCTCTCGGCCGGCGAGCAGCCCCAGCACTGGGCTTCGGCCATGACTTACAAGATCGTCGGCGCGTTGCGCGGCCTGACCAACGACTTGCCGCACCAGCGCACGGCGGTTGTGCTGGGCATCGCTCTTGGGCTGGCCACGGCGGTGCTGCGCCTCCTGGTCAAGTCGTGGCCGCGCTACCAGCGCTTTGCCCGGGCGGGAAGAAGTGGCAGCGTTGCCGATTTCCTGCTGGATGCGGTGGTGCTGCCGTCGCCCTATGCCTCGTCCTTTGGCGGATTCGTCAACCTGCCCACCTCGGCGTGGTTTGCGCTGGGCGGCGTCGTGGCCAGCGTGCTCAACCGCTTGCGCAAGCCCGGGGACGCGCCGGATGCCTTGCCCGAGGACATGAGCACGACATCGCTGGTGGGGGGCGGGTTGATCGCAGGGGATGCGCTGGCGGCAGTCGGGCTGGGCATCGCGGGGCTGCTGTTTACGGCTTTGGGCTAG
- a CDS encoding monovalent cation/H+ antiporter subunit A, whose translation MVMAWLIALPLLAALLLLPVRRRVRFLATPIVVGTPLLGLGLLLSVRSAVFEGRTIAWRQPWLEDIGLSLSLRLDGLAYVFALLVLGIGLLVILYARHYLPRSESTVRFFSLLLLFMAAMLGVVLSSNLLLLAVFWEMTSIVSFLLIGFWSYRSDARKGARMALTVTGGGGLALLAGVLLLGHICGSMELSVVLAQAGTVQRHPLYPVMLSLILLAAFTKSAQFPFSFWLPHAMAAPTPVSAYLHSATMVKAGVFLLARLYPVLDGTNWWFYMVSLTGLATLVLGAGMALLQRDLKGLLAYSTISHLGLITLLFGLDTQLSTVAALFHIINHAVFKASLFMAAGIIDHETGTRDLQRLRGLRRYMPHTALLAIVASLSMAGVPLFNGFLSKEMFFGETLAQGLLGDFNWIIPAAATVAGALTVAYSLRFIYGVFFGGEPDDLPNYPPHEPPRSMKIPVEVLVAICLVVGLFPAYTVGPLLATAALATLGGPLPQYSLSLWHGVNLPLVMSLLSMGGGSVLFFLRRNAFHRTQARFAHLNARDAFEAGIDSLARMAGRITGAFETGSLQGYLAWMLAAMLLIPAVFLSDLDTLAGPVPAMPLDLLTVAGMGLLGLSAIGVVIAHRQRLNALVLLSACGLLVALLFTRFSAPDLALTQVSVEVVTILLLVLALYFLPVDRPDSSSVGRHVRDGCLALGGGTLLAILAYAVMTRPYDAISSFFLANSVEGGGGHNVVNVILVDFRGFDTMGEICVLLVAGLAVQALLKGMRLTAPPAGPNGLPWSSQSHPLLLAILARLMLPLTMLVAVFVLLRGHNLPGGGFIAALITAVALLLQYVASGVLWTQARIALNYRALAGGGILVAGLTGLGSWAFGFPFLTTAFGHFRIPVLGEIELATAMVFDLGVYFTVVGTTLLIVSHLGVRDKRVNAGGNGNGNGNAREGD comes from the coding sequence ATGGTGATGGCCTGGTTGATCGCGCTTCCCTTGCTGGCCGCGTTGCTGTTGTTGCCGGTGCGGCGCCGTGTACGCTTTCTGGCCACGCCCATCGTGGTGGGCACGCCGTTGCTTGGCCTTGGCTTGCTGCTCAGCGTGCGCAGCGCGGTGTTCGAGGGCCGCACCATTGCCTGGCGCCAGCCCTGGCTCGAGGACATCGGGCTAAGCCTCAGCCTGCGGCTGGACGGCCTGGCCTACGTGTTTGCGCTGCTGGTGCTGGGCATCGGCTTGCTGGTCATCCTTTATGCGCGCCACTACCTGCCGCGCAGCGAATCCACCGTACGTTTCTTCTCCCTGCTGCTGCTGTTCATGGCGGCGATGCTGGGCGTGGTGCTGTCCAGCAACCTGCTGCTGCTGGCGGTGTTCTGGGAGATGACCAGCATCGTGTCCTTCCTGCTGATCGGCTTCTGGTCCTATCGCTCCGATGCGCGCAAGGGCGCGCGCATGGCGCTGACGGTGACCGGCGGAGGCGGGCTGGCGTTGCTGGCCGGCGTGCTGTTGCTCGGGCATATCTGCGGCAGCATGGAGCTCTCCGTGGTGCTGGCCCAGGCCGGCACCGTGCAGCGCCACCCGCTGTATCCGGTGATGCTGAGCCTGATCTTGCTGGCGGCGTTTACCAAGTCCGCGCAGTTTCCCTTCAGTTTCTGGCTGCCGCACGCGATGGCGGCGCCCACGCCGGTGTCCGCCTACCTGCATTCCGCCACGATGGTCAAGGCTGGCGTCTTCCTGCTGGCGCGGCTGTATCCGGTGCTGGACGGCACCAACTGGTGGTTCTACATGGTCAGCCTCACCGGCCTTGCCACGCTGGTGCTTGGCGCGGGCATGGCCTTGCTGCAACGGGACCTCAAAGGCCTGCTGGCGTATTCCACCATCAGCCATCTTGGCCTGATCACGCTGCTGTTCGGCCTGGACACGCAGCTGAGCACGGTGGCCGCGCTGTTCCACATCATCAACCATGCGGTGTTCAAGGCATCGCTATTCATGGCGGCGGGCATCATCGACCATGAGACCGGCACGCGCGACCTGCAACGGCTGCGGGGCCTGCGCCGCTATATGCCGCACACCGCGTTGCTGGCCATCGTGGCGTCGCTCTCGATGGCGGGCGTGCCCCTGTTCAACGGCTTCCTGAGCAAGGAGATGTTCTTCGGCGAGACGCTCGCACAGGGCCTGCTGGGGGATTTCAACTGGATCATCCCGGCGGCGGCGACCGTTGCCGGGGCGTTGACGGTGGCGTACTCGCTGCGCTTTATCTACGGCGTGTTCTTTGGCGGCGAGCCGGACGACCTGCCGAACTATCCGCCACATGAGCCGCCGCGCTCCATGAAGATTCCGGTGGAGGTGCTGGTTGCCATCTGCCTTGTGGTCGGGCTGTTCCCGGCGTATACGGTGGGGCCCTTGCTGGCGACGGCCGCCCTGGCCACGCTGGGCGGGCCGCTGCCGCAATACAGCCTCAGCTTGTGGCATGGCGTCAATCTGCCGCTGGTGATGAGCCTGCTCTCGATGGGCGGCGGCAGCGTGCTGTTCTTCTTGCGGCGCAATGCTTTTCATCGGACGCAAGCGCGTTTTGCCCATCTGAACGCGCGCGATGCGTTCGAGGCTGGCATCGACAGCCTGGCGCGGATGGCCGGGCGCATCACCGGCGCATTCGAGACCGGCTCGCTGCAAGGCTACCTGGCGTGGATGCTGGCCGCCATGCTGCTGATTCCCGCCGTCTTCCTGTCCGACCTGGACACGCTGGCTGGCCCGGTGCCAGCGATGCCGCTCGACCTCCTGACGGTGGCGGGGATGGGTTTGCTGGGGCTGTCGGCGATCGGCGTGGTGATTGCCCACCGGCAACGGCTGAACGCGCTTGTGCTGTTGAGCGCGTGCGGCTTGCTGGTGGCGCTGCTGTTTACGCGCTTCTCGGCGCCGGACCTGGCGCTGACGCAGGTCTCGGTCGAGGTCGTCACGATCCTGCTGCTGGTGCTGGCCTTGTATTTCCTGCCTGTTGACCGGCCGGATTCGTCCTCGGTGGGCCGGCATGTGCGCGACGGCTGCCTGGCGCTGGGCGGCGGCACGCTGCTGGCCATTCTGGCCTACGCGGTGATGACCCGGCCTTACGACGCGATCTCGTCGTTCTTCCTGGCCAACAGCGTGGAAGGTGGCGGTGGCCATAATGTGGTCAACGTGATCCTGGTGGACTTCCGCGGCTTCGATACGATGGGCGAGATCTGCGTGCTGCTGGTCGCCGGCCTGGCGGTGCAGGCGCTGCTCAAGGGCATGCGCCTGACAGCGCCGCCAGCGGGGCCCAACGGGCTGCCATGGTCAAGCCAGAGCCATCCCTTGCTGCTCGCCATCCTGGCCCGGCTGATGTTGCCGCTGACCATGCTGGTCGCGGTCTTCGTGCTGCTGCGCGGGCACAACCTGCCGGGCGGCGGCTTTATCGCCGCGCTGATCACGGCGGTGGCCTTGCTGCTGCAGTATGTGGCCAGCGGCGTGCTGTGGACGCAGGCGCGCATCGCGCTGAACTATCGCGCGCTGGCCGGTGGCGGCATCCTGGTGGCGGGGCTGACCGGCCTGGGCAGCTGGGCGTTTGGTTTTCCGTTCCTGACCACGGCCTTCGGCCATTTCCGCATACCGGTGCTGGGAGAAATCGAACTGGCAACCGCCATGGTGTTTGACCTTGGCGTTTATTTCACGGTGGTAGGCACGACCTTGCTGATCGTGTCCCACCTCGGTGTGCGCGACAAGCGCGTCAATGCCGGCGGCAATGGCAATGGCAATGGCAATGCAAGGGAGGGGGACTGA
- a CDS encoding Na+/H+ antiporter subunit C, giving the protein MEAVYAGTVGILMACGIYLLLRARTFSVVVGLALISYAVSLFLLGMGRLSTGRPPIIATGAQYADPLPQGLVLTAIVIGFAMTAFAVVLALRSLGITGSDHVDGREAGPAQGEPPAAGTAGTPATDRAGGQ; this is encoded by the coding sequence ATGGAAGCCGTCTACGCCGGCACGGTCGGCATCCTGATGGCCTGCGGCATCTACCTGCTGCTGCGTGCCCGCACGTTTTCCGTGGTGGTGGGGCTGGCGCTGATCTCGTACGCCGTGAGCCTGTTCCTGCTGGGGATGGGGCGGCTCTCCACCGGCCGCCCGCCGATCATTGCCACGGGCGCGCAGTATGCCGATCCGCTGCCGCAAGGCCTCGTGCTGACGGCCATCGTCATCGGCTTTGCCATGACGGCATTCGCGGTGGTGCTGGCTTTGCGCTCGCTCGGCATCACGGGCAGCGATCATGTGGACGGCAGGGAGGCGGGCCCGGCGCAGGGCGAGCCGCCGGCGGCCGGCACCGCCGGCACCCCCGCCACCGACAGGGCGGGCGGCCAATGA